One part of the Oncorhynchus kisutch isolate 150728-3 linkage group LG22, Okis_V2, whole genome shotgun sequence genome encodes these proteins:
- the LOC109867118 gene encoding ADP-ribosylation factor-like protein 2-binding protein isoform X1, with protein MDVKERNLLGGAENIVEMMDLEEENFAVSKYVCLRNSSDADAAFDAVIGSIEDIIMEDDFQHLQQSFMEKHYLEFDDSEENKLTYTPIFNEYIEMLEKRLEQQLMERIPCFNMSTFNHLLKQHKDEVSGDIFDMLLTFTDFMAFKEMFIDYRAEREGRGLDLSDGLVVRSLSSATSKPITSRTTELK; from the exons ATGGACGTGAAAGAGCGAA ATCTGCTGGGTGGTGCAGAGAACATCGTTGAAATGATGGACTTAGAGGAAGAGAATTTTGCTGTTTCAAAGTATGTGTGTCTGAGGAA CTCATCAGATGCTGATGCTGCCTTTGATGCTGTCATTGGTAGTATTGAAGACATCATCATGG AGGATGACTTCCAGCACCTGCAACAGAGCTTCATGGAGAAACACTACCTGGAGTTTGATGACTCAGAGGAGAACAAACTCACCTACACACCCATCTTCAACGAATAT ATTGAGATGCTTGAGAAACGCCTCGAGCAGCAGCTGATGGAGAGGATTCCCTGTTTCAACATGAGCACATTTAACCATTTACTCAA GCAGCACAAAGATGAGGTGTCAGGAGACATCTTCGACATGTTGCTTACCTTTACAGATTTTATGGCCTTCAAGGaaatgttcattgactacagagcA GAGAGGGAGGGCCGAGGGCTGGACCTCAGTGATGGCCTAGTCGTGAGGTCTCTCAGCTCTGCAACCTCTAAACCCATCACCTCCAGAACAACAGAACTGAAATAA
- the LOC109867118 gene encoding ADP-ribosylation factor-like protein 2-binding protein isoform X2 produces the protein MDVKERNLLGGAENIVEMMDLEEENFAVSNSSDADAAFDAVIGSIEDIIMEDDFQHLQQSFMEKHYLEFDDSEENKLTYTPIFNEYIEMLEKRLEQQLMERIPCFNMSTFNHLLKQHKDEVSGDIFDMLLTFTDFMAFKEMFIDYRAEREGRGLDLSDGLVVRSLSSATSKPITSRTTELK, from the exons ATGGACGTGAAAGAGCGAA ATCTGCTGGGTGGTGCAGAGAACATCGTTGAAATGATGGACTTAGAGGAAGAGAATTTTGCTGTTTCAAA CTCATCAGATGCTGATGCTGCCTTTGATGCTGTCATTGGTAGTATTGAAGACATCATCATGG AGGATGACTTCCAGCACCTGCAACAGAGCTTCATGGAGAAACACTACCTGGAGTTTGATGACTCAGAGGAGAACAAACTCACCTACACACCCATCTTCAACGAATAT ATTGAGATGCTTGAGAAACGCCTCGAGCAGCAGCTGATGGAGAGGATTCCCTGTTTCAACATGAGCACATTTAACCATTTACTCAA GCAGCACAAAGATGAGGTGTCAGGAGACATCTTCGACATGTTGCTTACCTTTACAGATTTTATGGCCTTCAAGGaaatgttcattgactacagagcA GAGAGGGAGGGCCGAGGGCTGGACCTCAGTGATGGCCTAGTCGTGAGGTCTCTCAGCTCTGCAACCTCTAAACCCATCACCTCCAGAACAACAGAACTGAAATAA
- the rspry1 gene encoding RING finger and SPRY domain-containing protein 1 isoform X1, with product MIVASWIAFCASRSLVQVLLLSLEQLSLRFWESLETSGTMGNSCVCREESDVEDGSATHRQLRRVDHPAADPPEARSSRPRDPVRPPRRGRGPHEPRRKKQNVDGLVLDTLAVIRTLVDNDQEPPYSMITLHEMAETDDGWLEVVQSLIRVIPLDDPLGPAVITLLLDECPLPTKDALQKLSEMLSLSATVARQDAIIPSKHRNTTAVLGCLAEKLAGPASIGLLSPGTLGYLLESLSSEAHPTVMLFALIALEKFSQTSENKLTVSESCISERLGVLESWADHTDYLKRQVGFCSQWSLDNLFLKDGRQLTYEKVNLSNINAMLNSNDVSEYLKISPSGLEARCDASSFESVRCTFCVDSGVWYYEVTVVTSGVMQIGWATKDSKFLNHEGYGIGDDEYSCAYDGCRQLIWYNARSKPHSHPCWKEGDAIGFLLDLSKKQMLFYLNGHQLPSEKQVFSSATSGFFAAASFMSYQQCEFNFGAKPFRHPPSVKFSTFNDFASLASDEKIILPRHRRLALLKQVSIRDNCCTLCCDQMADTELRPCGHSGMCMECALQLETCPLCRQDILTRVRLISHVS from the exons ATGATAGTAGCTAGCTGGATTGCATTCTGTGCCAGCAGGAGCCTTGTGCAGGTTCTGCTGCTCTCATTGGAGCAGTTATCGCTACGGTTTTGGGAAAGCCTTGAGACATCCGGGACTATGGGAAACAGCTGCGTTTGTAGAGAAGAAAGTGACGTGGAGGATGGATCCGCAACTCACAGGCAACTCAGGCGAGTTGATCACCCCGCTGCCGATCCCCCTGAGGCACGAAGCAGTCGGCCCCGGGACCCTGTCAGACCCCCACGGCGTGGCCGGGGACCCCATGAACCCCGCCGGAAGAAACAAAACGTGGATGGGTTGGTGCTGGACACACTAGCTGTGATCAGGACTCTAGTTGACAA cGACCAAGAGCCCCCCTACTCCATGATCACGCTGCATGAGATGGCAGAAACAG ATGACGGCTGGTTGGAGGTGGTCCAGTCTCTGATCCGGGTCATACCGCTGGACGACCCACTGGGACCAGCTGTGATTACCCTGCTGCTTGACGAGTGCCCACTGCCCACCAAA GATGCTCTACAGAAGTTGTCCGAGATGCTGAGCTTGAGTGCCACTGTGGCCCGCCAGGATGCCATCATCCCTTCTAAGCACCGCAACACTACTGCTGTACTGGGCTGCCTGGCTGAGAAACTGGCTG GTCCAGCCAGCATTGGACTCCTGAGCCCTGGAACTCTGGGGTACCTGCTAGAGAGCCTG AGTTCTGAGGCCCATCCTACTGTAATGCTCTTTGCCCTCATAGCCTTGGAGAAGTTCTCACAGACCA GTGAGAACAAGCTAACAGTGTCTGAGTCGTGTATAAGTGAACGACTGGGGGTTCTGGAATCGTGGGCTGACCACACAGACTACCTGAAGCGCCAGGTCGGCTTCTGTTCCCAATGGAGCCTAGATAACCTCT TCCTGAAAGATGGCCGTCAGTTAACCTACGAGAAGGTGAACTTGAGCAACATCAACGCCATGCTGAACAGCAACGACGTCAGCGAGTATCTCAAGATCTCTCCCAGTGGACTGGAG GCGCGCTGCGACGCGTCCTCCTTTGAGAGTGTACGCTGTACCTTCTGTGTGGACTCGGGCGTGTGGTACTATGAGGTCACAGTGGTCACCTCCGGGGTCATGCAGATTGGCTGGGCCACCAAGGACAGCAAGTTCCTTAACCAT gagggtTATGGGATAGGAGATGATGAATACTCGTGTGCATATGATGGCTGCAGGCAGCTAATCTGGTACAACGCTCGCAGTAAACCACACTCCCACCCCTGCTGGAAAGAGG GAGATGCCATAGGTTTCCTACTGGACCTCAGTAAGAAGCAGATGCTTTTCTACCTGAATGGACATCAGCTCCCCTCAGAGAAGCAGGTGTTTTCCTCTGCAAC GTCTGGCTTCTTTGCAGCAGCAAGTTTCATGTCCTACCAACAATGTGAGTTTAACTTTGGGGCGAAGCCCTTCCGCCATCCCCCGTCTGTCAAGTTCAGCACCTTCAATGACTTTGCCTCACTGGCGTCTGATGAGAAGATTATCCTTCCCAG ACACCGGCGCCTGGCCCTGCTCAAGCAGGTGAGCATCAGAGACAATTGTTGCACCCTCTGCTGTGACCAGATGGCCGATACAGAGCTGAGACCCTGCGGACACAG TGGGATGTGTATGGAGTGTGCCTTACAGCTGGAGACGTGCCCGTTGTGTCGCCAGGACATCCTGACCCGTGTCAGACTCATCTCACATGTGTCCTGA
- the rspry1 gene encoding RING finger and SPRY domain-containing protein 1 isoform X2, producing the protein MGNSCVCREESDVEDGSATHRQLRRVDHPAADPPEARSSRPRDPVRPPRRGRGPHEPRRKKQNVDGLVLDTLAVIRTLVDNDQEPPYSMITLHEMAETDDGWLEVVQSLIRVIPLDDPLGPAVITLLLDECPLPTKDALQKLSEMLSLSATVARQDAIIPSKHRNTTAVLGCLAEKLAGPASIGLLSPGTLGYLLESLSSEAHPTVMLFALIALEKFSQTSENKLTVSESCISERLGVLESWADHTDYLKRQVGFCSQWSLDNLFLKDGRQLTYEKVNLSNINAMLNSNDVSEYLKISPSGLEARCDASSFESVRCTFCVDSGVWYYEVTVVTSGVMQIGWATKDSKFLNHEGYGIGDDEYSCAYDGCRQLIWYNARSKPHSHPCWKEGDAIGFLLDLSKKQMLFYLNGHQLPSEKQVFSSATSGFFAAASFMSYQQCEFNFGAKPFRHPPSVKFSTFNDFASLASDEKIILPRHRRLALLKQVSIRDNCCTLCCDQMADTELRPCGHSGMCMECALQLETCPLCRQDILTRVRLISHVS; encoded by the exons ATGGGAAACAGCTGCGTTTGTAGAGAAGAAAGTGACGTGGAGGATGGATCCGCAACTCACAGGCAACTCAGGCGAGTTGATCACCCCGCTGCCGATCCCCCTGAGGCACGAAGCAGTCGGCCCCGGGACCCTGTCAGACCCCCACGGCGTGGCCGGGGACCCCATGAACCCCGCCGGAAGAAACAAAACGTGGATGGGTTGGTGCTGGACACACTAGCTGTGATCAGGACTCTAGTTGACAA cGACCAAGAGCCCCCCTACTCCATGATCACGCTGCATGAGATGGCAGAAACAG ATGACGGCTGGTTGGAGGTGGTCCAGTCTCTGATCCGGGTCATACCGCTGGACGACCCACTGGGACCAGCTGTGATTACCCTGCTGCTTGACGAGTGCCCACTGCCCACCAAA GATGCTCTACAGAAGTTGTCCGAGATGCTGAGCTTGAGTGCCACTGTGGCCCGCCAGGATGCCATCATCCCTTCTAAGCACCGCAACACTACTGCTGTACTGGGCTGCCTGGCTGAGAAACTGGCTG GTCCAGCCAGCATTGGACTCCTGAGCCCTGGAACTCTGGGGTACCTGCTAGAGAGCCTG AGTTCTGAGGCCCATCCTACTGTAATGCTCTTTGCCCTCATAGCCTTGGAGAAGTTCTCACAGACCA GTGAGAACAAGCTAACAGTGTCTGAGTCGTGTATAAGTGAACGACTGGGGGTTCTGGAATCGTGGGCTGACCACACAGACTACCTGAAGCGCCAGGTCGGCTTCTGTTCCCAATGGAGCCTAGATAACCTCT TCCTGAAAGATGGCCGTCAGTTAACCTACGAGAAGGTGAACTTGAGCAACATCAACGCCATGCTGAACAGCAACGACGTCAGCGAGTATCTCAAGATCTCTCCCAGTGGACTGGAG GCGCGCTGCGACGCGTCCTCCTTTGAGAGTGTACGCTGTACCTTCTGTGTGGACTCGGGCGTGTGGTACTATGAGGTCACAGTGGTCACCTCCGGGGTCATGCAGATTGGCTGGGCCACCAAGGACAGCAAGTTCCTTAACCAT gagggtTATGGGATAGGAGATGATGAATACTCGTGTGCATATGATGGCTGCAGGCAGCTAATCTGGTACAACGCTCGCAGTAAACCACACTCCCACCCCTGCTGGAAAGAGG GAGATGCCATAGGTTTCCTACTGGACCTCAGTAAGAAGCAGATGCTTTTCTACCTGAATGGACATCAGCTCCCCTCAGAGAAGCAGGTGTTTTCCTCTGCAAC GTCTGGCTTCTTTGCAGCAGCAAGTTTCATGTCCTACCAACAATGTGAGTTTAACTTTGGGGCGAAGCCCTTCCGCCATCCCCCGTCTGTCAAGTTCAGCACCTTCAATGACTTTGCCTCACTGGCGTCTGATGAGAAGATTATCCTTCCCAG ACACCGGCGCCTGGCCCTGCTCAAGCAGGTGAGCATCAGAGACAATTGTTGCACCCTCTGCTGTGACCAGATGGCCGATACAGAGCTGAGACCCTGCGGACACAG TGGGATGTGTATGGAGTGTGCCTTACAGCTGGAGACGTGCCCGTTGTGTCGCCAGGACATCCTGACCCGTGTCAGACTCATCTCACATGTGTCCTGA